One segment of Triticum aestivum cultivar Chinese Spring chromosome 2A, IWGSC CS RefSeq v2.1, whole genome shotgun sequence DNA contains the following:
- the LOC123189251 gene encoding probable L-ascorbate peroxidase 7, chloroplastic has protein sequence MGLDDKEIVALSGAHTLGRSRPERSGWGKPETKYTKNGPGAPGGQSWTAEWLKFDNSYFKEIKEKGDQDLLVLPTDAALFEDPTFKVYAEKYAADEEAFFKDYAEAHAKLSSLGAKFDPAEGFSLDD, from the exons ATGGGCCTTGATGACAAG GAAATCGTTGCTTTGTCTGGGGCACATACACTTGGAAGGTCTAGGCCTGAACGGAGTGGCTGGGGGAAACCTGAAACAAAATATACT AAAAATGGTCCTGGTGCACCTGGTGGACAATCATGGACAGCTGAGTGGCTGAAGTTTGATAACAGTTACTTCAAG GAGATAAAAGAGAAAGGAGATCAGGATCTTCTTGTGCTGCCTACAGATGCTGCATTATTTGAGGACCCAACATTCAAG GTCTATGCAGAGAAATATGCAGCAGACGAAGAAGCATTCTTTAAAGACTATGCGGAGGCTCATGCTAAACTGAGCAGCCTGGGTGCAAAGTTTGATCCTGCCGAG GGATTCTCATTGGATGATTAG